A stretch of the Cytophagia bacterium CHB2 genome encodes the following:
- a CDS encoding (2Fe-2S)-binding protein, whose translation MPIRFQVNNKSYDLDLPPMKRLLDVLREDLRLTGSKEGCGEGECGSCSVILNGEVVNSCLVPFCQVEESEIITVEGLAQDGRLSRVQQAFLEHGGAQCGICTPGMLMAATAFLNERFKPSREQIKEAIAGNLCRCTGDMKIFDAIAAAAGPPEKV comes from the coding sequence ATGCCAATTCGCTTCCAAGTCAACAACAAATCTTACGATCTCGATTTGCCGCCAATGAAGCGCTTGCTCGATGTCTTGCGCGAAGATTTGCGTCTCACCGGCTCGAAAGAGGGCTGCGGCGAAGGCGAATGCGGCTCGTGTTCGGTGATCCTAAACGGTGAAGTCGTGAATTCATGCCTGGTGCCGTTTTGCCAGGTGGAGGAGAGTGAGATCATCACGGTCGAGGGACTAGCGCAAGACGGGCGTTTGAGCCGTGTGCAGCAGGCATTTCTCGAACACGGCGGCGCGCAATGCGGTATTTGCACGCCCGGCATGTTGATGGCCGCAACCGCGTTTTTGAATGAGCGCTTCAAGCCGTCACGCGAGCAGATCAAAGAGGCAATCGCCGGCAATCTCTGCCGGTGTACGGGTGATATGAAAATTTTTGACGCGATTGCCGCGGCAGCAGGCCCGCCGGAAAAAGTATGA
- a CDS encoding xanthine dehydrogenase family protein subunit M, with amino-acid sequence MISTIKTHSPKTLAEAYAILQQEREGVKVLAGGTDLMVTLHARVEQHPAYLNIWKLAELRGIGESNDMIRIGALTTYTQIIRSALVQQHAPILIEAAKLVGATQIQNRGTLGGNIVNASPAGDTLPVLAVLDAVLEVGSAQGTRTIAFDEFYTGYRKTKLAPEELLLAIYLPKSAKNDWQYFRKVGTRQAQAISKIVLALRAQKTAEHEISFIKIAYGSVAPTVIRTPQTEALLNGKRLTEALIEQAGQTAMQEVRPITDVRSTEDYRRLVSGNILKRALYEFWQSA; translated from the coding sequence ATGATTTCCACCATAAAAACGCATTCGCCTAAAACCCTCGCTGAGGCTTACGCTATTCTCCAACAAGAACGAGAAGGCGTCAAAGTACTGGCGGGCGGCACGGATTTGATGGTGACGTTGCACGCGCGCGTCGAGCAGCATCCCGCGTATTTAAATATTTGGAAATTGGCAGAATTGCGCGGCATTGGCGAATCAAATGATATGATTCGCATCGGCGCGTTGACGACTTACACGCAAATCATTCGTTCCGCGCTGGTGCAGCAGCATGCGCCGATTTTGATCGAAGCGGCTAAACTCGTGGGCGCAACGCAGATTCAAAATCGCGGCACGTTGGGCGGCAACATTGTCAATGCTTCGCCGGCAGGCGACACGCTGCCGGTGCTGGCGGTTCTTGATGCGGTTTTGGAAGTGGGCAGCGCGCAAGGCACGCGCACAATCGCTTTTGATGAATTTTATACCGGCTATCGCAAAACCAAACTGGCGCCGGAAGAACTGCTGCTTGCAATTTATTTGCCCAAATCGGCAAAAAACGATTGGCAATATTTCCGCAAAGTCGGCACGCGGCAGGCGCAGGCGATTTCCAAAATCGTTTTGGCGCTGCGCGCGCAAAAAACGGCCGAACATGAAATCAGTTTCATCAAAATTGCCTACGGCAGCGTGGCGCCGACTGTGATCCGCACGCCGCAAACCGAGGCCTTGCTAAACGGAAAACGGCTGACCGAGGCGTTGATCGAACAAGCCGGGCAAACGGCTATGCAGGAAGTCCGGCCAATTACGGATGTACGCTCAACTGAAGACTATCGCCGTCTCGTTTCTGGAAACATTCTCAAAAGGGCTTTATATGAATTTTGGCAAAGCGCTTAA